A window from Ignavibacteriota bacterium encodes these proteins:
- the fabD gene encoding ACP S-malonyltransferase gives MSKRALIFPGQGSQYVGMAKDIFEKSEKAKYFIQEAENSINFNISKEMFEGPEEELKLTNITQPAIFLHSILLLNEIENLNFDAVAGHSLGEYSALVANKCLNSIDAFKLVRKRGEAMLSAGIKSPGTMAAVVGLNSEKLIDICSEASVEGIVQCANFNSPGQIVISGSIFGVKKAMELSKNAGAKIVKELVVSGAFHSPLMESAITELEESLNNTEISQTQIPVYSNVTAKPSMQSEIIRKQLLDQLTSPVRWEESISNMINDGITEFIEIGPGKVLQGLVKRINPSVTVTGIDKFEDLNKIL, from the coding sequence GTGAGTAAAAGAGCTTTAATATTTCCCGGACAAGGTTCTCAATATGTTGGTATGGCGAAAGATATTTTTGAAAAATCTGAGAAAGCTAAATACTTTATTCAAGAAGCTGAAAATTCAATTAATTTCAATATTTCCAAAGAAATGTTTGAAGGACCGGAAGAAGAATTAAAATTAACAAATATTACACAACCAGCAATTTTTCTCCACAGCATTTTATTATTGAATGAAATTGAAAATTTAAATTTTGATGCCGTTGCTGGACACTCTCTGGGTGAATACAGTGCTTTAGTTGCAAATAAATGTTTGAATTCCATTGATGCGTTCAAACTTGTACGAAAAAGAGGCGAAGCAATGTTATCTGCTGGAATTAAATCACCCGGTACTATGGCAGCAGTTGTTGGATTAAATTCTGAAAAACTTATTGACATTTGCTCAGAAGCATCAGTTGAAGGAATTGTGCAATGTGCAAATTTTAATTCACCCGGACAAATTGTAATTTCTGGATCAATATTCGGTGTGAAAAAAGCAATGGAATTATCCAAAAATGCGGGAGCAAAAATAGTTAAAGAGTTGGTTGTAAGTGGCGCATTTCATTCTCCATTAATGGAATCTGCAATAACCGAATTGGAAGAAAGTTTGAATAATACAGAAATTTCTCAAACTCAAATTCCGGTTTATTCAAATGTTACTGCAAAACCATCAATGCAAAGTGAAATTATTAGAAAACAATTGCTTGATCAATTAACATCTCCGGTTAGATGGGAAGAGTCAATTTCAAATATGATTAATGACGGAATAACGGAATTTATTGAAATTGGACCCGGTAAAGTTTTACAAGGTTTGGTAAAAAGAATAAATCCAAGTGTTACTGTAACTGGAATAGATAAATTTGAAG
- a CDS encoding ketoacyl-ACP synthase III, which produces METSKNGKILNAQITGVGMYLPEKVLDNHYFEKIVETSDEWIVSRTGIKERRKEENGATSDMAAKAALDLLKSTNLSPEEIDVIIVATVTPDMFFPATACLVQDKIGAKNAWGFDLSAACSGFLFALQTGAGLVESGRYKKVLVIGADKMSTIINYKDRNTCLLFGDAASAVLLEPTEDLSIGVKDSILHCDGAGSEYLYMKGGGSLNPPTHETVDLGYHTLYQDGKTVFKEAVKGMADISVEIMQKNNLTADDISYLVPHQANLRIIDATANRMGIPKEKAMVNIHKYGNTTAATIPLCLTEYYRDGKLKKGDNLILAAFGAGFTWGSIYLTWGLD; this is translated from the coding sequence ATGGAAACCTCTAAAAATGGAAAAATTTTAAATGCTCAAATTACCGGCGTTGGTATGTATCTTCCAGAAAAAGTTTTGGATAATCATTACTTTGAAAAAATTGTTGAAACAAGCGATGAATGGATTGTTTCAAGAACCGGAATTAAAGAAAGAAGAAAAGAAGAAAACGGTGCAACAAGTGATATGGCTGCAAAAGCTGCTTTAGATTTATTGAAATCTACAAATTTATCACCAGAAGAAATTGATGTAATAATTGTTGCAACTGTTACCCCGGATATGTTTTTTCCTGCAACAGCTTGTCTCGTTCAAGATAAAATTGGAGCCAAAAATGCATGGGGATTTGATCTATCCGCAGCTTGTTCGGGATTTTTATTTGCACTTCAAACTGGAGCCGGATTGGTTGAAAGTGGTAGATACAAAAAAGTTTTAGTTATCGGTGCCGATAAAATGAGTACAATAATTAATTATAAAGATAGAAATACCTGTCTATTATTTGGTGATGCTGCATCTGCGGTTTTATTGGAACCGACAGAAGATTTAAGTATTGGAGTTAAAGATTCAATTCTTCATTGCGATGGAGCTGGATCTGAATATCTATATATGAAAGGTGGTGGAAGCTTAAATCCTCCAACACATGAAACTGTAGATTTAGGATATCATACTTTGTATCAAGATGGTAAAACTGTTTTTAAAGAAGCAGTTAAAGGAATGGCGGATATTTCTGTCGAAATTATGCAGAAAAATAATCTAACCGCTGATGATATTTCATACCTTGTTCCACATCAAGCAAATTTAAGAATTATTGATGCGACCGCGAATAGAATGGGAATTCCAAAAGAAAAAGCTATGGTAAATATTCACAAATATGGAAACACAACAGCTGCTACAATTCCGCTTTGTTTAACTGAATATTATCGTGATGGAAAATTAAAAAAAGGCGATAATTTAATTTTAGCTGCTTTTGGTGCCGGTTTTACTTGGGGATCAATATATTTAACTTGGGGATTGGATTAG
- the plsX gene encoding phosphate acyltransferase PlsX, with protein MSISSQKCKIIVDAMGGDFAPLNPVIGAVQAIQQNPNIDISLIGIKSEIEKVILENNLTFDSSKIIHSSEVITMKDSPTNALKLKKDSSIVKGAELVRDKHADAFVSAGNTGAMMAASTLIIGRIKGFGRPTIGAQFPTTDKRICTVYDVGASVDSKPNHLLEYAIMGTIYAKEIDGITNPTIGLLNVGEEDSKGNSLTFEAFELLRKSKLNFVGNVEGRDILKGKVDIVVVDGFIGNIILKFGESFINFLKTRIRSYADESIINKLKALITKNVFKDSLKDMDYETHGGVPLLGVDGISIIGHGSSSPIAIKNMILKAYEMFEKDLLKKLKEGKEFYGNL; from the coding sequence ATGTCGATAAGTTCTCAAAAATGTAAAATTATTGTGGATGCAATGGGGGGAGATTTTGCTCCCCTAAATCCAGTGATTGGTGCAGTTCAAGCAATTCAACAAAATCCAAATATTGATATCTCATTAATTGGAATTAAATCTGAAATTGAAAAAGTCATTTTAGAAAATAATTTAACTTTTGATTCATCTAAAATTATTCATTCCAGTGAAGTAATTACAATGAAAGATTCACCCACAAATGCCCTAAAACTTAAAAAAGATTCATCAATAGTTAAAGGTGCAGAGTTGGTTAGAGATAAACACGCAGATGCTTTCGTGAGTGCAGGAAATACCGGTGCAATGATGGCAGCATCAACATTGATTATTGGAAGAATTAAAGGATTTGGCAGACCAACAATTGGAGCACAATTTCCAACAACTGATAAAAGAATTTGCACCGTTTATGATGTTGGCGCAAGTGTTGATAGCAAACCAAATCATCTGCTTGAATATGCAATTATGGGAACTATTTATGCTAAGGAAATTGATGGAATAACAAATCCAACAATTGGCTTATTAAATGTTGGTGAAGAAGATTCTAAGGGAAATTCTTTAACATTTGAAGCTTTTGAACTTCTCAGAAAATCTAAACTGAATTTTGTGGGAAATGTTGAAGGTAGAGATATTTTAAAAGGGAAAGTTGATATTGTTGTTGTTGATGGATTTATTGGAAATATAATTTTAAAATTTGGCGAAAGTTTTATCAATTTTCTTAAAACACGAATTAGATCATATGCGGATGAATCAATAATAAATAAATTAAAAGCATTAATCACAAAGAATGTTTTTAAAGATTCTTTAAAAGATATGGATTATGAAACTCATGGTGGAGTGCCGCTTTTGGGTGTTGATGGAATTAGTATAATCGGACATGGTTCCAGCTCGCCAATTGCCATTAAAAATATGATATTAAAAGCATACGAAATGTTTGAAAAAGATTTATTAAAAAAATTAAAGGAGGGTAAGGAATTCTATGGAAACCTCTAA
- the rpmF gene encoding 50S ribosomal protein L32 produces the protein MPHPKRKLSKSRRDKRRTHYKAAASSLSTCSNCGEIKLSHRACPSCGYYAGRSLFVPES, from the coding sequence ATGCCACACCCGAAAAGAAAATTATCAAAAAGCAGAAGAGATAAAAGAAGAACACATTATAAAGCTGCTGCATCTTCTCTAAGTACCTGCTCAAATTGTGGTGAAATTAAATTAAGTCACCGTGCTTGCCCAAGTTGTGGATATTATGCTGGACGTTCTTTATTTGTTCCAGAATCATAA
- a CDS encoding DUF177 domain-containing protein, whose product MIIKITNFPVGVHKIEFEKSISELQLGEPFIDKLNLVCMMDKSIHQIILNCNLTIPAQFICDRCNAEYKTKLNSEFSLVYLFEKKEIVDSANVYFISSKEDKIDITNDVIDYANLSIPLKKLCEDDCKGLCYSCGVNLNLEKCNCKNEETDPTWEPLLKLKNKLN is encoded by the coding sequence ATGATTATTAAAATCACCAATTTTCCGGTTGGTGTACACAAAATTGAATTTGAAAAATCAATTAGTGAACTTCAACTTGGTGAACCGTTCATTGATAAATTGAATTTAGTCTGCATGATGGATAAATCCATACATCAAATAATTCTCAATTGTAATTTAACAATTCCCGCGCAATTTATCTGCGATAGATGTAATGCTGAATATAAAACAAAATTAAATTCTGAATTTTCACTTGTATATTTATTTGAAAAAAAAGAAATTGTTGATAGCGCAAATGTATATTTTATTTCTTCAAAAGAAGATAAAATAGATATTACGAATGATGTAATTGATTATGCAAATCTTTCAATTCCATTGAAAAAATTATGTGAAGATGATTGTAAAGGTTTGTGTTACTCTTGCGGAGTGAATTTAAATTTAGAAAAATGTAATTGTAAAAATGAAGAAACGGACCCAACATGGGAACCGCTGCTGAAATTAAAAAATAAATTAAATTAA
- a CDS encoding ATP-binding cassette domain-containing protein has translation MLKIRNISKYFSSKTVVDNLSFEVNKGRIFGLIGPNGAGKTTTLRIILNILISASGEIIFEGNKLDQKYLNITGYLPEERGLYPKSNVVNTLTYLAELKGKSRSESLKLCNFWLDRLNLSEYKNYHLEELSKGNQQKVQFIASIQHNPKILILDEPFSGFDPLNQTIFTEIINEMKDEKYIILSTHLMDLAEKLCDDFLLINQGKEVLKGDLEKILNSHQKNIYEIESKNPFNYDLIKNLGGVEILDFSENKFLVDLKENNSDEFLKFLVSQNSITTFTKKNPSLHELFISQVEGK, from the coding sequence ATGCTTAAAATTAGAAATATTTCAAAGTACTTTTCTTCTAAAACTGTTGTTGATAATCTTTCTTTCGAAGTCAATAAAGGAAGAATTTTCGGTTTAATTGGTCCAAATGGAGCCGGTAAAACTACAACTTTGAGAATTATTCTTAATATTTTAATTTCAGCTTCCGGTGAAATAATTTTTGAAGGAAACAAACTTGATCAAAAATATCTAAATATTACTGGATATCTTCCCGAGGAAAGAGGTTTGTATCCAAAAAGTAATGTTGTTAATACATTAACTTATTTAGCAGAATTAAAAGGAAAATCTCGATCTGAATCTCTAAAATTATGCAATTTTTGGTTAGATAGACTGAATTTATCCGAATATAAAAATTATCATCTCGAAGAACTTTCTAAAGGAAATCAGCAAAAGGTTCAATTTATCGCCTCAATTCAACATAATCCCAAAATTTTAATCTTAGATGAACCTTTTTCCGGATTTGATCCGTTAAACCAAACAATTTTCACGGAAATTATTAATGAAATGAAAGATGAAAAGTACATTATTCTTTCAACTCATTTAATGGATTTGGCAGAAAAACTTTGCGATGATTTTCTTTTAATAAATCAAGGGAAAGAAGTTTTAAAAGGTGATTTGGAAAAAATTCTTAATTCTCATCAAAAAAATATTTATGAAATTGAAAGCAAAAATCCATTCAACTATGATTTAATAAAAAATTTGGGCGGAGTAGAAATTTTAGATTTTTCTGAAAATAAATTTCTGGTTGATTTGAAAGAAAATAATTCGGATGAATTTCTAAAATTTTTGGTTTCACAAAATTCAATTACCACTTTTACAAAAAAAAATCCTTCTTTGCATGAATTATTTATTTCCCAAGTTGAAGGAAAGTAA
- a CDS encoding ABC transporter permease — MNKLLTIAKWEFFEKIKRKSFIISTIMMPFIVLLFSLLPSFLINKGNDFPLPIGILDFSNKYGKNFSDELMQNSLPNNQPAFFAFNLAQISKNKNEILKYADDKVLKNFVIGYIIIEEKNGIELTFRTNDLFNQEKLNLIENSFIKTFVSVNGNSLGLEKSKIDFVVSQIPIMKKSYIQANSEEEIFKSFINSYLFIILLVTMILFSGGMFVRSLVLEKSNRIIELILSSCTSRELLFGKVLGLSFFGIFQFAVWLFLGFLLHQTNTLNFSTINNLGYQFLFFVLGYILYSAIFIGIGSIVSLDHEAQQLTGYISIFLIFPIILAVEIIRAPNSVLSLLLSYFPLTSAQVMLLRLNTTKPFLEEIFSIVLVLVFSIYLVVFISSKLFRIGILNSGKKPTFKEIIDWLKIK; from the coding sequence ATGAATAAATTACTAACAATTGCAAAATGGGAATTTTTTGAAAAAATTAAACGCAAAAGTTTTATAATTTCTACAATTATGATGCCTTTCATTGTTTTACTTTTCAGTTTACTTCCCTCCTTTTTAATTAATAAAGGAAATGATTTTCCGCTGCCAATCGGAATTTTAGATTTTTCAAATAAATATGGGAAAAATTTTTCCGATGAATTAATGCAAAATTCTCTTCCAAACAATCAGCCGGCTTTTTTTGCATTTAATTTGGCACAAATTTCCAAAAACAAAAATGAAATTTTAAAATATGCTGATGATAAAGTTCTTAAAAATTTTGTAATCGGCTATATTATTATTGAAGAAAAAAACGGAATTGAATTAACTTTTAGAACTAACGATTTGTTCAATCAAGAAAAATTAAATTTAATAGAAAATTCATTTATTAAAACTTTTGTTTCAGTAAACGGAAATTCTCTTGGTTTGGAAAAAAGTAAAATTGATTTCGTTGTTTCACAAATTCCAATAATGAAAAAATCTTACATACAAGCAAATTCAGAGGAAGAAATTTTCAAATCATTTATAAATTCATATTTATTTATCATTCTTTTAGTAACAATGATTTTATTTTCTGGCGGAATGTTTGTAAGAAGTTTGGTTCTTGAAAAATCGAATAGAATTATAGAATTAATTTTATCAAGTTGTACATCAAGAGAATTACTTTTCGGTAAAGTTTTAGGTTTAAGTTTTTTCGGAATTTTTCAATTTGCGGTTTGGCTGTTTTTAGGATTTTTACTTCATCAAACAAATACTTTAAATTTTAGTACAATAAATAATTTGGGTTATCAATTTTTATTTTTCGTATTAGGTTACATTTTATATTCTGCAATTTTTATCGGAATTGGCTCAATTGTTTCTTTGGATCATGAAGCTCAACAATTAACGGGTTATATAAGCATATTTTTAATTTTCCCAATTATTCTTGCTGTTGAAATTATTAGAGCTCCAAACTCGGTTTTATCACTTTTGCTTTCATATTTTCCGTTAACTTCAGCACAGGTTATGCTTTTACGTTTAAATACTACAAAACCATTTCTCGAAGAAATATTTTCAATTGTTCTTGTTTTGGTTTTCAGTATTTATTTAGTGGTTTTTATTTCTTCTAAATTATTTAGAATCGGAATTTTGAACTCCGGAAAAAAACCAACATTTAAAGAAATAATTGATTGGTTAAAAATAAAATAA
- a CDS encoding PrsW family intramembrane metalloprotease, protein MPIISSILAAIIPMFLYLILIWRLDKNERESFGNIFKHFLWGAFGAIILGVIFASIIENFAEFYFHHENQMQFIGAVFIAPFTEEITKGINLLKNSNGKHFDNITDGLVYGGAIGLGFGMTENFMYFINYDENFTQWISLVFVRSVFSAVMHAIATATFGAFLAKSKFTISNSKFLFPLIGISLAMFFHFMWNFSLMFEFTYFFGILFMLILIISFFVIFKMSIKTEQKIISDELLEESVFLGLPELKNINFARSKNQIFTNNSKNKSLLNFATKLAFRKYQERNSKENLKEIYNLDIELYRKKILNLFVQENSENT, encoded by the coding sequence ATGCCAATAATTTCTTCAATATTAGCTGCCATAATTCCAATGTTTTTATATTTAATTTTGATTTGGAGATTAGATAAAAACGAGCGCGAATCATTCGGAAATATTTTTAAACATTTTTTGTGGGGAGCTTTTGGCGCAATTATTCTAGGAGTTATTTTTGCATCAATTATAGAAAATTTTGCAGAATTTTATTTTCATCATGAAAACCAAATGCAATTTATAGGAGCTGTTTTTATTGCACCTTTTACCGAAGAAATTACAAAAGGAATTAATCTTTTAAAAAATTCAAATGGAAAACACTTTGATAATATTACAGACGGATTAGTTTACGGCGGTGCAATTGGTTTAGGTTTTGGAATGACTGAAAATTTTATGTATTTCATAAATTACGATGAAAATTTTACACAATGGATTTCTCTTGTTTTCGTTAGGTCTGTGTTTTCTGCGGTTATGCATGCAATTGCAACGGCAACATTCGGCGCATTTTTGGCAAAATCAAAATTCACAATTTCAAATTCAAAATTTTTATTTCCGTTAATTGGAATTTCACTTGCTATGTTTTTTCACTTTATGTGGAATTTTTCACTGATGTTTGAATTCACATATTTTTTCGGAATTTTATTTATGTTGATTCTCATTATTAGCTTTTTTGTAATTTTCAAAATGTCGATTAAAACTGAACAAAAAATAATTTCAGATGAACTTTTGGAAGAATCAGTCTTTTTAGGTTTGCCGGAATTGAAAAACATAAATTTTGCTAGATCGAAAAATCAGATTTTTACTAATAATTCTAAAAATAAGTCACTTCTAAATTTTGCAACAAAACTTGCTTTCAGAAAGTATCAAGAAAGAAATTCAAAAGAAAATTTGAAAGAAATTTATAATTTAGATATTGAATTATATCGTAAAAAAATTCTTAATCTTTTTGTTCAAGAAAACTCAGAAAATACTTAG
- the nadD gene encoding nicotinate (nicotinamide) nucleotide adenylyltransferase: MLETVGIFGGTFDPIHFGHLITAQTLLEKRKLSKIIFVPSYISPHKLNYNYSDPIHRLEMTKLATESNPNFEVSDFEINRDEISYSFNTLLEFSKIYKNIELIIGFDNLVTFDTWHKPDEIIKLAKLVVLKRIYDKEIKSAHKYFGEAEYINTPTIEISSTEIRNRISRKLNVEYLLPCSVFDYIKKNNLYSAKI, from the coding sequence ATTTTGGAAACTGTGGGAATATTTGGCGGAACTTTTGATCCAATTCATTTTGGACATTTAATTACTGCGCAAACTTTACTTGAAAAGAGAAAATTATCAAAAATAATTTTTGTGCCAAGTTATATTTCTCCGCATAAATTAAATTATAATTATTCTGATCCAATTCACAGACTGGAAATGACGAAACTTGCAACGGAATCAAATCCAAATTTTGAAGTTTCTGATTTTGAAATAAATCGTGATGAAATTTCTTATTCATTTAACACACTTTTGGAATTTTCTAAAATTTATAAAAATATTGAACTGATAATTGGTTTTGATAATCTTGTAACTTTTGATACTTGGCACAAACCGGATGAAATAATTAAGCTTGCAAAATTAGTTGTATTAAAAAGAATTTATGATAAAGAAATAAAATCAGCTCATAAATATTTTGGCGAAGCCGAATATATAAATACTCCAACAATAGAAATTTCTTCAACAGAAATTAGAAATAGAATTTCTAGAAAATTAAATGTTGAATATCTTTTGCCGTGTTCGGTTTTCGATTATATCAAAAAAAATAATTTATATTCTGCAAAAATATGA
- the meaB gene encoding methylmalonyl Co-A mutase-associated GTPase MeaB, translating to MSDFNKLISGILAKNKRSISKGISLIENDETHSENFLKEIFPHTGNSYKIGITGPPGAGKSTLTNELTKLLIKQNFSVGIIAVDPTSPFTGGAVLGDRIRMNEIGILQNVYIRSMATRGSLGGLSKKAIDASDILDSAKFDFIIFETVGVGQSELDIAKTADTTIVVLVPESGDSIQAMKAGLMEIADFFVMNKSDRPGSENAILSLQTILGLKDHNEFSYFPKIIKCIATESFGINEILEEIQNHKVHIQKVGKFQANRELNIYSRIKEITELNFSSKIWKNEKINILIESLIKSNVSPYFISERIIKEFETEFCRNNVSKI from the coding sequence ATGAGTGATTTCAATAAACTCATTTCCGGAATTTTGGCAAAAAATAAAAGATCAATATCTAAGGGAATTTCTTTAATTGAAAATGATGAAACCCATTCAGAAAATTTTCTAAAAGAAATTTTTCCACATACTGGAAATTCATATAAAATTGGAATTACTGGCCCTCCCGGCGCCGGAAAATCAACACTCACAAATGAATTAACAAAATTATTAATTAAACAAAATTTTTCTGTAGGAATAATTGCTGTAGATCCTACAAGTCCTTTTACCGGTGGCGCTGTTCTTGGTGATAGAATAAGAATGAATGAAATTGGAATTTTGCAAAACGTTTATATAAGAAGTATGGCAACACGCGGAAGTTTAGGCGGGTTAAGCAAAAAAGCAATTGATGCTTCCGATATTTTAGATTCAGCAAAATTTGATTTCATAATTTTTGAAACTGTCGGCGTTGGTCAATCTGAGCTTGATATTGCAAAAACTGCAGATACAACAATTGTTGTTTTAGTTCCTGAATCCGGTGATTCAATTCAAGCAATGAAAGCCGGACTTATGGAAATTGCAGATTTTTTTGTAATGAATAAAAGCGATAGACCAGGATCAGAAAATGCAATTTTATCTTTGCAAACTATTTTGGGATTGAAAGATCACAATGAATTTTCATATTTTCCGAAAATTATAAAATGTATAGCAACGGAATCTTTTGGAATAAATGAAATTCTCGAAGAAATTCAAAATCATAAAGTTCATATTCAAAAAGTTGGGAAGTTTCAAGCAAACAGAGAACTTAATATTTATTCAAGAATAAAAGAAATAACGGAATTGAACTTTTCTTCTAAAATTTGGAAGAATGAAAAAATTAATATTTTGATAGAATCACTAATAAAATCAAATGTATCTCCTTATTTTATTTCAGAAAGAATTATAAAGGAATTTGAAACGGAATTTTGTAGAAATAATGTTTCTAAAATTTAA
- a CDS encoding arginine decarboxylase, pyruvoyl-dependent: MYVPKEIFFTKGVGVHKEYLASFELALRSAHIEKYNIVTVSSIYPVGVKKVTIANGIKKLSPGQIIHAVMARNATNEPNRLIASSLGIAIPSDPTMYGYLSEHHPFGESAKKSGDYAEDLAASMLATTLGIDFNPDTAWNEREQVFKMSGQIVNTTNVTQSAEGNKDGLWTTVIACAILIP, translated from the coding sequence TTGTACGTACCTAAAGAAATTTTTTTTACCAAGGGAGTTGGAGTTCATAAAGAATATTTAGCTTCTTTTGAGCTTGCTTTACGAAGCGCACATATTGAAAAATATAATATTGTAACTGTTAGCAGTATTTATCCCGTTGGTGTTAAAAAAGTTACTATTGCAAATGGAATTAAAAAATTAAGTCCCGGACAAATTATTCACGCAGTTATGGCAAGAAACGCAACAAATGAACCTAATAGACTAATCGCTTCTTCTTTAGGAATTGCAATTCCTTCTGATCCAACAATGTATGGATATTTATCAGAACATCATCCTTTTGGTGAATCTGCAAAAAAATCTGGAGATTATGCAGAAGATCTTGCAGCATCTATGCTTGCAACAACATTGGGCATTGATTTTAATCCGGATACAGCTTGGAATGAAAGAGAACAAGTTTTTAAAATGTCGGGACAAATTGTTAATACAACAAATGTTACACAATCTGCCGAAGGAAATAAAGACGGATTATGGACAACTGTAATTGCGTGTGCAATTCTAATTCCATAA
- a CDS encoding helix-turn-helix transcriptional regulator has protein sequence MTPQEEIRYLIQSHGIKQNWLAKKLALKPQTLSYILNESSKFDNHLYKTIKDIIENNEDELEMFNGFGETNFDLFAEEKLRIGIGGRIRLFAKKKYGTLKKLAEAMEISPQQLHQYISGKREPGSKILLKLLKHGCDINWLLSGSESMESFKIDKLERELTKLQESLLQISSIVKSKY, from the coding sequence TTGACACCACAAGAAGAAATAAGATATTTAATTCAATCCCACGGAATAAAGCAAAATTGGCTTGCAAAAAAACTTGCGTTAAAACCACAAACATTATCTTATATTTTAAATGAAAGTTCAAAATTTGATAATCACCTTTACAAAACAATAAAAGATATTATTGAGAATAATGAAGATGAATTGGAAATGTTTAATGGTTTTGGTGAAACTAATTTTGATCTTTTTGCAGAAGAAAAATTAAGAATTGGAATTGGTGGAAGAATTAGACTTTTTGCTAAAAAAAAATACGGTACTTTAAAAAAATTAGCCGAAGCAATGGAAATTTCTCCTCAACAATTGCATCAATATATTAGTGGAAAAAGAGAACCGGGCTCTAAAATTTTATTAAAACTACTAAAACATGGCTGCGATATTAATTGGCTTTTAAGCGGTTCAGAATCTATGGAATCTTTTAAAATTGACAAATTGGAACGAGAACTCACAAAACTTCAAGAAAGTTTACTACAAATTTCTTCAATTGTAAAATCCAAATATTAG